The following nucleotide sequence is from Gemmatimonadaceae bacterium.
GTGGCCGTCATTGCGCTCGTCCTCTTTCAGGCCTCGCGGTCGGCGACTGACGAGGGCCCGGCAAGCGCGGGCCAGACCGCGCCGATGATGGGCGGCGGAAGCGGCGGCGGTGGTGTGCCGGACATCGCCTCGATGTCGCCGCAGGAACAGGCCGACCGGTTGTTCAACCGCGTCATGTCGTATGCCTCGGAGGGCAAGGCCGATAGTGCGGCCATTTTCGCTCCGATGGCGCTGCAGGTCTTCGACATGCTCGCGCCGCTCAACGTGCACCAGCGGTACGATGTCGGCCTCGTGGCGCTCGTCTCGGGACAACTCGGCCGGGCGAAGGTCGAGTCGGATACGATCCTCATCAAGAATCCCAGGGATCTCCTCGGCCTGACGCTGGCCATGCGCGTGGCCGAGGCGTCGAAGAACAGTGCGGCAGCGGGCGACTTCGGCAGGCGGTTGCTTGCGGCCGAGCCGGCGGAGCGAAAGACCAAGCGTGAGGAGTACGAGTTCCACGGCAATGACATCGATGCAGCCATCAAGGATGCTCGTGCCAGAAAGCCGTGAGGACGCGCGCGATCTCCGCTATATATAGTGCGGTTGTGGCAATTTTCGCGACATAACAAAGCCAGTATAGCGATTTAATAGCGTCACTATGGCAGGGTGGTGTCGCCAGTGGGTTGGGTTCGTTCGAACTACGGAGACGCATCGTCCGCTGTCAGGGAGCCATTCGTACGTCGCCTTTGGAACTCGCTTTCCTTCGGAAGGCGCTAGCTGCTTGATGAACGCACGTTGCGTTCGACCCGACGGACATGAGGCCGGAATGACCGAGCACGCGGTGAACTCGACCGTCCAGCGCATCTCGCAGCTGTTGCGCGGCACGCCGGAGCCGGCTGCGTATCGCGTGCTCATTGTGGATGACGAAGACGCCCTGCGCACCGGCCTCGTGCAGTTCCTCCGGCCGTGCGGCTACGAGACCGTTGGCGCACGCAACGGCGACGAGGCGCTCGACGCCGTGCGCGACGGCAAGTTCGAACTGATGCTGGAGCGACACGCCGTGCAGTCGAGGTCCTCACGCCGCTCAGGCGCCTCGCCCGCGTCGTTCCGTCCGGCCAGGACCATCAGGAGCACTGGAACGGCCGTGGCTATCCGCGCGCGCTGTCCGGCCAGGACATCTCCCTCGGCGGACGCATCCTGCACGTCGCGGATGTCTACGACGCCATGACCTCGCCCCGTGCATTCCGCGAAGCCAGGACGCCGCAGGAGGCCATGGCCATTCTTTCCGCGGAGGCGGGCGCCCAGTTTGACCCGGCCGTCTTTGACGCCTTCCGGAAGGTCGTTCAGCACCGCAAGTCGTTAGTCTTCCTCAACGTCGACGATTCCGGCAGCTGATCAGACTGCACGGCGCGCTCCTGCGTACCGACCAACGCGCGCCGGGAGCGGCGCGTTTTCCTTATTACAGATGCGAACGCCCTTCTTGATACTCGCCGCCGCAACGATTGCGGCTTGCCCGGCGCCGACTTTTGCCCAGCGCGCCGATACGCTCCGTCTTTCCATCGAAGACGCCGTCACCCGTATGCTGCGGACCAGCGACGAAGCCCGCGCCGCCTGGCAGCTGGTGCAGTCCACGGACGCGCAGGTCACGGCGGCCCGCGCGGCCGGGCTGCCGCAAATGCGCCTCACCAGCAGCTACCAGCAGGTGCTCAAGAACGCGCGCGCCGAGATGGTCAGCCAGATCTTCGGCCAGAAGTACACGTACAACACGACGCTGAACACGCAGCAG
It contains:
- a CDS encoding HD domain-containing phosphohydrolase; translation: MRLRDRWRTQRRRGARRRARRQVRTDAGATRRAVEVLTPLRRLARVVPSGQDHQEHWNGRGYPRALSGQDISLGGRILHVADVYDAMTSPRAFREARTPQEAMAILSAEAGAQFDPAVFDAFRKVVQHRKSLVFLNVDDSGS